One window from the genome of Balaenoptera musculus isolate JJ_BM4_2016_0621 chromosome 3, mBalMus1.pri.v3, whole genome shotgun sequence encodes:
- the DNMT1 gene encoding DNA (cytosine-5)-methyltransferase 1 isoform X4, whose protein sequence is MPRRSKSDGETKSAEVSSSPRITRQTTRQTTITSHFTRGPAKRKPEEDAEKAKSDDSVDEEEKDQEEKRRRVTSRERIAGPLSAEEPGRVRPGTHVEEEERDDKVKPGHLQEEKRLRSQTKELTPKQKSKEEPDGDARPGGAQAEMNEGEDKDEKRHRSQPKDLASKRRPEEKEPERVKPQVSDEKDEDEKEEKRRRTTCKEPTEKKMARTKMAVLSSKTDPLKCVECGQYLDDPELRYEQHPPDAVEEIQLLTNERLSIFDANESGFESYEDFPQHKLTCFSVYCKRGHLCPIDTGLIEKDVELLFSGSAKPIYEDDPSPEGGVNGKNLGPINEWWIAGFDGGEKALLGFSTSFAEYILMDPSPEYAPLFSVMQEKIYISKIVVEFLQNNPDSTYEDLINKIETTVPPSMLNLNRFTEDSLLRHAQFVVEQVESYDRAGDSDEQPIFLTPCMRDLIKLAGVTLGKRRAERRQTIRHPAKEKDRGPTKATTTKLVYQIFDTFFAEQIEKDDKEDKENAFKRRRCGVCEICQQPECGKCKACKDMVKFGGSGRSKQACQKRRCPNMAMKEADDDEEVDDNIPEMPSPKKMHQGKKKKQNKDRIFWVGEAVRTDGKKSYYKKVCIDSETLEVGDCVSVIPDDSSKPLYLARVTALWEDSSNGQMFHAHWFCAGTDTVLGATSDPLELFLVDECEDMQLSYIHSKVQVVYKAPSENWALEGGVDPEALMSEDDGKTYFYQLWYDQDYARFESPPKTLPMEDNKYKFCASCARLAEMRQKEIPRVMEQLEDLDGRVLYSLATKNGIQYRVGDGVYLPPEAFTFNIKLSSPVKRPRKEPVDEALYPEHYRKYSDYIKGSNLDAPEPYRIGRIKEIFCVKKSNGRPNETDIKIRVNKFYRPENTHKSTPASYHADINLLYWSDEEAVVDFKAVQGRCTVEYGEDLPECLQDFSAGGPDRFYFLEAYNAKSKSFEDPPNHARSPGNKGKGKGKGKSRTKSQSCEPSELETEIKLPKLRTLDVFSGCGGLSEGFHQAGISETLWAIEMWDPAAQAFRLNNPGSTVFTEDCNVLLKLVMAGEVTNSRGQKLPQKGDVEMLCGGPPCQGFSGMNRFNSRTYSKFKNSLVVSFLSYCDYYRPRYFLLENVRNFVSFKRSMVLKLTLRCLVRMGYQCTFGVLQAGQYGVAQTRRRAIILAAAPGEQLPLFPEPLHVFAPRACQLSVVVDDKKFVSNITRLSSGPFRTITVRDTMSDLPEIRNGASAQEISYNGEPQSWFQRQLRGSQYQPILRDHICKDMSALVAARMRHIPLAPGSDWRDLPNIEVRLSDGTLARKLRYNYHDKKNGCSSAGALRGVCSCVEGKACDPAARQFNTLIPWCLPHTGNRHNHWAGLYGRLEWDGFFSTTVTNPEPMGKQGRVLHPEQHRVVSVRECARSQGFPDTYRLFGNILDKHRQVGNAVPPPLAKAIGLEIKRCMLARARESTSVKIKEETAKD, encoded by the exons ATGCCCAGGAGAAGCAAGTCggatggagaaacaaaat cagCTGAAGTCTCATCTAGCCCCAGGATTACAAGGCAAACTACCAGGCAGACCACCATCACATCTCATTTCACAAGGGG CCCTGCCAAACGGAAACCTGAGGAAGACGCTGAAAAAGCAAAATCAGATGATTCTGtcgatgaagaagaaaaagaccag GAGGAAAAGAGACGTAGAGTTACATCCAGAGAACG AATTGCTGGACCGCTCTCTGCAGAAGAACCGGGAAGAGTAAGACCAGGAACACAtgtggaagaagaagaaagagatgatAAAGTAAAGCCTGGTCACCTCCAG GAAGAAAAGAGACTCAGAAGCCAAACCAAAGAACT AACACCTAAACAGAAATCGAAGGAGGAGCCAGACGGAGATGCGAGGCCCGGAGGAGCTCAGGCTGAAATGAATGAAGGAGAAGACAAA GATGAAAAGAGGCACAGAAGTCAACCCAAAGATCT AGCTAGCAAACGGAGACCAGAAGAAAAAGAACCTGAAAGAGTAAAACCacaagtttctgatgagaaagatGAGGATGAAAAG GAGGAGAAGAGACGCAGAACTACATGCAAAGAACC AACTGAGAAGAAAATGGCTCGAACCAAAATGGCAGTATTGTCCTCCAAG ACCGATCCTCTGAAGTGCGTTGAGTGCGGGCAGTACCTGGATGACCCCGAGCTAAGATATGAACAGCACCCCCCTGATGCA GTGGAAGAGATACAGTTGCTGACAAATGAGAGACTGTCCATCTTTGATGCCAATGAATCTGGCTTTGAGAGTTACGAGGATTTTCCCCAACACAAACTGACCTGCTTCAG CGTGTACTGTAAACGAGGTCACCTGTGCCCGATCGACACCGGCCTCATTGAGAAGGATGTCGAGCTCCTCTTTTCTGGTTCAGCAAAGCCAATATATGAGGATGACCCGTCTCCTGAAG gTGGTGTTAATGGCAAAAATCTTGGTCCAATAAATGAATGGTGGATCGCTGGCTTTGATGGAGGTGAAAAGGCTCTCCTTGGCTTTAGCACCT catttgcCGAATACATTTTGATGGATCCCAGCCCAGAGTATGCACCACTGTTCAGCGTGATGCAAGAGAAGATCTACATAAGCAAGATAGTAGTTGAGTTCCTGCAGAACAACCCTGACTCAACATACGAAGACCTGATCAATAAGATTGAG accACTGTTCCTCCTTCTATGCTCAACCTGAATCGATTCACAGAGGATTCTCTCCTTCGACACGCCCAGTTTGTGGTGGAACAAGTAGAGAGTTATGATCGGGCTGGGGACAGTGACGAGCAGCCCATCTTCCTGACCCCCTGCATGAGAGACCTGATCAAGTTGGCCGGGGTCACCCTGGGGAAAAG GCGAGCTGAAAGGCGGCAGACCATCCGGCATCCTGCCAAGGAGAAGGACAGAGGCCCCACCAAAGCCACCACTACGAAGCTGGTCTACCAGATCTTTGACACTTTCTTTGCGGAGCAAATTGAGAAGGATGACAAAGAAGACAAGGAGAATGCCTTTAAACGCCGGCGGTGTGGCGTCTGCGAG aTTTGTCAACAGCCTGAGTGTGGAAAGTGTAAAGCCTGTAAGGATATGGTTAAATTTGGTGGTAGCGGAAGGAGCAAACAGGCTTGCCAAAAGAGGAG GTGTCCCAACATGGCCATGAAGGAGgcagatgatgatgaagaagtgGATGACAATATTCCAGAGATGCCATCACCCAAAAAGATGCatcaggggaagaaaaagaagcagaacaAGGATCGGATCTTTTGGGTTGGAGAAGCTGTCAGG ACCGATGGGAAGAAGAGTTACTATAAGAAGGTATGCATCGACTCGGAAACCCTGGAAGTGGGGGACTGTGTTTCTGTTATTCCAGATGATTCTTCAAAACCACTGTATTTAGCAAG GGTCACGGCGCTGTGGGAGGACAGCAGCAACGGGCAGATGTTTCATGCCCACTGGTTCTGTGCTGGGACGGACACGGTCCTCGGGGCCACGTCGGACCCCCTGGAGCTGTTCCTGGTAGACGAATGTGAGGACATGCAGCTTTCATACATTCACAGCAAAGTGCAGGTCGTCTATAAAGCCCCGTCGGAAAACTGGGCCTTGGAG GGAGGCGTGGACCCTGAGGCCCTGATGTCGGAGGATGACGGAAAGACCTATTTCTACCAGCTTTGGTATGACCAAGACTACGCAAGGTTTGAGTCCCCTCCAAAAACTCTGCCAATGGAGGACAACAAGTACAA GTTCTGTGCAAGCTGCGCACGTCTGGCTGAAATGAGGCAGAAAGAGATTCCCAGGGTCATGGAGCAGCTCGAGGACCTGGATGGCCGGGTCCTCTACAGCTTAGCCACCAAGAACGGCATCCAGTATCGAGTGGGCGATGGCGTGTACCTCCCCCCCGAGGCCTTCACCTTCAA CATTAAGCTGTCCAGTCCTGTGAAACGCCCCCGGAAGGAGCCTGTGGATGAAGCTCTGTATCCAGAACACTACCGGAAATACTCTGACTACATCAAAGGCAGCAACCTAGATGCCCCTGAGCCGTACCGTATTGGCCGCATAAAAGAGATCTTCTGCGTCAAGAAGAGCAACGGCAGGCCCAACGAGACCGATATCAAGATCAGAGTCAACAAGTTTTACAG GCCGGAGAACACGCACAAGTCCACCCCGGCGAGTTACCACGCAGACATCAACCTGCTTTACTGGAGTGACGAGGAGGCTGTGGTGGACTTCAAGGCCGTGCAGGGCCGCTGCACCGTGGAGTACGGGGAGGACCTGCCCGAGTGCCTCCAGGACTTCTCCGCCGGTGGCCCCGACCGCTTCTACTTCCTTGAG GCCTATAATGCCAAGAGCAAAAGCTTTGAAGATCCTCCAAACCATGCCCGTAGCCCTGGaaataaagggaaagggaaggggaaag GGAAAAGCAGGACAAAGTCGCAAAGCTGTGAGCCGAGCGAACTGGAGACGGAAATCAAGCTGCCGAAGCTGCGGACCCTGGATGTGTTTTCTGGCTGTGGGGGTTTGTCGGAAGGGTTCCACCAAGCAG GCATCTCGGAAACGCTGTGGGCCATCGAGATGTGGGACCCCGCGGCCCAGGCGTTCCGGCTGAACAATCCCGGGTCCACGGTGTTCACGGAGGACTGCAACGTCCTGCTGAAGCTGGTCATGGCCGGGGAGGTGACCAACTCCCGCGGCCAGAAGCTGCCGCAGAAGGGAGACGTGGAGATGCTGTGTGGCGGGCCGCCTTGCCAAGGCTTTAGCGGCATGAACCGCTTCAACTCTCGAACCTACTCCAAGTTCAAGAACTCCCTGGTGGTCTCCTTCCTCAG CTACTGCGACTACTACCGGCCCAGGTACTTCCTCCTGGAGAACGTCAGGAACTTCGTCTCCTTCAAGCGCTCCATGGTCCTGAAGCTCACGCTCCGCTGCCTGGTCCGCATGGGCTATCAGTGCACCTTCGGCGTGTTGCAG GCTGGTCAGTACGGCGTGGCCCAGACGCGGAGGCGGGCCATCATCCTGGCTGCGGCCCCCGGAGAGCAGCTCCCTCTGTTCCCAGAGCCGCTGCATGTGTTCGCGCCCCGGGCCTGCCAGCTGAGTGTCGTAGTCGACGACAAGAAGTTTGTCAGCAACATCACCAG GTTGAGCTCGGGTCCGTTCCGAACCATCACCGTGCGGGACACGATGTCCGACCTTCCCGAGATCCGGAACGGAGCTTCGGCGCAGGAGATCTCGTACAATGGGGAGCCCCAGTCCTGGTTCCAGAGGCAGCTCCGGGGCTCGCAGTACCAGCCCATCCTCAGGGACCACATCTGTAAG GACATGAGCGCCTTGGTGGCCGCTCGCATGCGGCACATTCCTCTGGCCCCGGGCTCAGACTGGCGTGACCTGCCAAACATCGAGGTGCGGCTCTCTGACGGCACCTTGGCCAGGAAGCTGCGGTACAACTACCATGACAAGAAGAACGGCTGCAGCAGCGCCGGGGCTCTCCGCGGGGTCTGCTCCTGTGTGGAAG GCAAAGCCTGTGACCCTGCGGCCAGACAGTTCAACACCCTCATTCCCTGGTGCTTGCCCCACACCGGGAACAGGCACAACCACTGGGCCGGCCTCTATGGACGGCTCGAGTGGGACGGCTTCTTCAGCACGACCGTCACCAACCCCGAGCCCATGGGCAAGCAG GGCCGCGTGCTCCACCCAGAGCAGCACCGCGTCGTGAGTGTGCGGGAGTGCGCCCGCTCTCAGGGCTTCCCCGACACCTACCGGCTGTTCGGCAACATCCTGGACAAGCACCGGCAG gTGGGTAATGCTGTGCCACCGCCACTGGCCAAAGCCATCGGCTTGGAGATCAAGCGCTGTATGTTGGCCAGAGCACGAGAGAGCACCTCAG TTAAAATCAAGGAGGAGACTGCTAAGGACTAG